A single window of Flavobacterium aestivum DNA harbors:
- a CDS encoding FAD-dependent oxidoreductase — protein MNRKIKKQRQIQVAIIGAGIGGLCLAQGLKKNNIAFQVFEKDISPNSRPQGFRIRIDEMGQKALSVCLSEDHYQLFKDSCAIPYITVNTLNTQLESFTNEHINSWLEYAEIEEIPDLRANRITMREVLLAGLDKQIHFNKEFINYEELSNGKTMLRFNDGTCYEADIVVAADGINSKLCALRFPQNNLTDTGNVNVYGKTFYSFEAKKQIAEILQSRTSVIFDKEISLIVDTMQFKDSLLNIANQSKVNAELSHMNDYIYWAFIGNRERLGLSKDESLQMGQDKIFSLVQEMTHSWHTSLKSLFQLVDRSTLTITAVKTSFPKESWVSTKITALGDAIHAMSPAGGAGANSALYDASILTENLSKVNLGEMDLLSAIADYEEKMRSNSRNTILDSQKAGESLYGKASMAEG, from the coding sequence ATGAACAGAAAAATAAAAAAACAGCGTCAAATCCAAGTTGCCATTATCGGGGCAGGTATAGGAGGTCTTTGTTTAGCACAAGGACTTAAGAAAAACAATATCGCTTTTCAAGTCTTTGAGAAAGATATATCTCCTAATAGTAGACCGCAAGGCTTCCGCATCAGAATCGATGAAATGGGACAGAAAGCACTTTCTGTTTGCCTTTCAGAAGATCACTACCAATTGTTTAAAGATAGTTGTGCTATACCTTATATTACGGTTAACACTTTAAACACTCAACTAGAATCATTCACAAATGAACATATAAATTCTTGGTTAGAATATGCCGAAATAGAAGAGATTCCCGATTTAAGGGCAAATAGAATTACAATGCGAGAAGTATTGTTAGCCGGTCTTGATAAACAAATTCATTTTAATAAAGAATTTATAAATTATGAAGAGTTATCTAATGGAAAAACAATGCTTCGTTTTAATGATGGCACTTGTTATGAAGCAGACATTGTCGTAGCTGCAGATGGAATTAATTCAAAATTATGTGCCTTACGATTTCCTCAAAACAACCTTACTGACACTGGAAACGTAAATGTATATGGCAAGACATTTTACAGCTTCGAAGCAAAAAAACAAATTGCAGAAATACTACAAAGTCGCACTTCGGTCATTTTTGACAAAGAAATTTCCCTAATTGTTGATACTATGCAATTCAAAGATTCTCTTTTAAACATAGCAAACCAATCTAAAGTCAATGCAGAATTAAGCCATATGAATGATTATATTTATTGGGCCTTTATAGGCAATAGAGAACGATTGGGATTAAGTAAAGATGAAAGCTTGCAAATGGGACAAGATAAAATTTTCTCACTTGTTCAAGAGATGACCCATTCTTGGCACACTTCACTTAAATCATTATTTCAGCTAGTAGACCGATCAACACTTACCATTACTGCAGTAAAAACATCATTCCCAAAAGAATCTTGGGTTAGTACTAAAATAACCGCCTTGGGAGATGCTATACACGCAATGAGTCCTGCGGGTGGTGCCGGTGCAAATTCAGCATTATACGATGCATCAATACTCACAGAAAATTTATCGAAAGTAAATTTGGGAGAAATGGATTTATTGTCTGCAATTGCAGACTATGAGGAAAAGATGCGGTCAAATAGCAGAAATACAATTCTTGATTCGCAAAAAGCTGGAGAAAGTTTATATGGAAAAGCAAGTATGGCAGAGGGATAA
- a CDS encoding TolC family protein: MRNTFILTLTLLTLSINAQDSNKSYSFSLQQAIDHALENNYSAINSGRDIESAKEKKWETTAMGLPQINAGVDFTDNFVLQKSVVPAEFAGGNPGEYIEVAFGTKYNMVARSTISQLIFDGSYIVALQASKTYLAYYQNAKKRTDIEIKEMVINSYGNVLLANENIDILEKNIASLQKTLNDTKAIYKNGLIEEESVEQLEITLASLESTLNYNKRLLDITYKMLKINLGIDINDQITLTDKLDALTIQNMDLSISKTEFDVNSNINYQIATNFEEQRTLEYKLQRSKALPSLSANFNFGYTAFKDEFQFFTEHQNWFNYSNIGVSLNVPIFSSLARSSRTQQAKIALDQAKTLLNETEQKLKLQYATAKSEYEYSIADYETAKSNLNLAERIEKKQQIKFTEGLSTSFDFNDAQRQLYSAQQKYLQTMVNIINKKASLEKIITK; encoded by the coding sequence ATGAGGAATACATTCATACTAACCCTTACCCTTTTGACCTTGAGCATTAATGCTCAAGATTCGAATAAGAGTTACTCTTTTTCATTACAGCAAGCCATAGACCATGCGCTCGAAAACAATTACTCGGCTATCAATTCTGGTCGTGATATCGAATCTGCTAAAGAAAAAAAATGGGAAACTACCGCAATGGGATTGCCGCAGATTAATGCTGGTGTAGATTTTACCGACAATTTCGTTTTACAAAAATCGGTAGTACCAGCAGAATTTGCTGGAGGAAATCCTGGAGAATACATAGAAGTGGCCTTTGGAACCAAATACAATATGGTTGCTCGCTCCACTATAAGCCAACTTATTTTTGACGGTTCATACATAGTTGCCCTTCAGGCTTCAAAAACCTATTTAGCCTATTATCAAAACGCCAAAAAAAGAACGGATATAGAAATCAAGGAAATGGTTATCAACTCATACGGCAATGTTTTATTGGCCAATGAAAACATAGATATTCTAGAAAAAAATATTGCTTCCTTACAAAAAACACTAAACGACACCAAAGCTATTTACAAAAATGGTTTAATCGAAGAAGAAAGTGTAGAACAACTGGAAATCACATTGGCCTCATTAGAAAGTACCTTAAACTACAACAAGCGTTTATTGGATATCACCTATAAAATGCTAAAAATAAATTTAGGTATCGACATTAATGATCAAATCACATTAACCGACAAATTAGATGCTCTGACCATTCAAAATATGGATCTATCCATTTCAAAAACAGAGTTTGATGTGAACAGTAATATCAACTATCAAATAGCAACCAATTTTGAAGAGCAAAGAACATTAGAATACAAACTTCAAAGAAGTAAAGCATTACCATCACTGTCAGCAAATTTCAATTTTGGGTACACAGCCTTTAAGGATGAATTTCAATTTTTTACGGAACACCAAAACTGGTTCAATTATTCGAATATTGGGGTAAGTCTAAATGTTCCCATATTTAGCAGTTTGGCCAGAAGTTCCAGAACACAGCAGGCAAAAATTGCTTTAGACCAAGCAAAAACGTTGTTAAACGAAACCGAACAAAAATTGAAATTGCAATATGCTACTGCAAAAAGCGAATACGAATACAGTATTGCTGATTACGAAACGGCAAAAAGCAATTTGAATCTGGCGGAAAGAATTGAGAAAAAACAACAAATTAAATTCACAGAAGGACTCTCAACAAGTTTTGATTTCAATGATGCACAACGTCAATTGTATAGTGCCCAACAAAAATACTTACAGACTATGGTTAACATCATTAACAAAAAAGCGAGTCTAGAAAAAATCATCACTAAATAA
- a CDS encoding TMEM143 family protein, translating into MKREHYIPFDKEFLLEEQLAEYAGDKKQVEDFKKLFDIIEHYFHYEAFNLIRNLKQNYALFDPDINPKERVAFVGKSNFSVFKETLLTILDRGNYSQVEQETLDKAFDDSDLIGLKLDINIEDYKEYGIFVRGQHKATEKVSKFFFWKKEIEIEYYDRVMIYLNYHDADYYKEKKTRLDKMPIDPGSIVLKIFKRVPKNDIETIFPNAIPMMSNTDKLLLWVPGLVGGISLLSTKVIPALITMQAAYQSGETIDLLNSKASLNQGLIALGILGAYLFRQYNNFVNKKIKYSKMLSDSLYFKNLGNNSGAFYSLVNSSEEEVLKETILAYSFLNRSETPLTEEELDHQIESWFKTKHNTDLDFDVKEALLKLKNADLGSEINGKWSVIPLEQALIRIDEIWDGVFEYNQLTLS; encoded by the coding sequence ATGAAGCGAGAACACTATATCCCATTTGATAAGGAATTCCTGCTCGAAGAACAACTCGCGGAATACGCTGGCGACAAAAAACAAGTCGAAGATTTCAAAAAGCTCTTCGACATTATTGAACATTATTTTCACTACGAAGCCTTTAATCTAATTCGTAATTTAAAACAAAATTATGCCCTATTCGATCCTGATATAAATCCAAAGGAACGAGTGGCTTTTGTTGGCAAAAGTAACTTTTCGGTTTTCAAAGAAACCTTGCTCACCATACTGGATCGTGGCAATTATAGCCAGGTGGAGCAGGAAACTTTGGACAAGGCTTTCGATGATTCGGATTTGATCGGTTTAAAACTGGATATCAACATTGAGGATTATAAAGAATACGGAATATTTGTTCGGGGACAGCATAAAGCAACCGAAAAAGTTAGTAAATTCTTTTTTTGGAAAAAAGAAATAGAAATCGAATACTATGACCGTGTCATGATTTACCTTAATTATCATGATGCCGATTATTATAAAGAAAAGAAAACTCGCTTAGACAAAATGCCGATTGATCCCGGATCTATCGTTTTGAAAATTTTCAAACGCGTTCCTAAAAATGACATAGAAACGATATTTCCGAATGCAATCCCTATGATGTCCAATACCGACAAACTATTATTATGGGTACCGGGGCTTGTGGGTGGTATTTCGTTATTGAGTACCAAAGTAATTCCTGCATTGATTACCATGCAAGCGGCATATCAATCAGGTGAAACAATAGATTTACTAAACAGCAAAGCATCTCTAAATCAAGGTTTAATTGCTCTTGGGATTTTGGGTGCCTACTTATTTCGCCAATACAATAATTTTGTAAACAAGAAAATAAAGTATTCTAAGATGCTTTCAGACAGTCTTTACTTTAAAAATCTTGGGAATAATAGTGGTGCTTTTTATTCTTTGGTAAACTCTTCGGAAGAAGAAGTCCTTAAAGAAACCATTCTGGCCTACTCCTTTTTGAACAGAAGTGAGACTCCATTGACAGAAGAGGAACTTGACCATCAAATTGAATCTTGGTTTAAAACCAAACATAATACCGACCTTGATTTTGATGTGAAAGAGGCTTTATTGAAACTAAAAAATGCTGATCTAGGATCAGAAATCAATGGCAAATGGAGTGTAATCCCTCTAGAACAAGCTCTCATCAGAATCGACGAGATATGGGATGGCGTTTTTGAATACAACCAACTAACTCTAAGTTAG
- a CDS encoding efflux RND transporter permease subunit gives MGHQNKEFGISSWAVENRVTVYILTLLIVITGLIAYITMPREDFPEIIENKVYISSVFPGNSAEDVEKLIIKPLEKEIKNISGVDKITSSSFQDYGMIIVEFEDKVTILDAKTKIKDKVDIVKADTDWPNLDNGSKVEPSVFELNISEEVPILNINLQGNYTTQQLKKYGELLQDDIEEIPEVKKVDILGVDDKEVEIAVDIFKMTAAQVSFDDIQNAVKYENMTLSGGNLISQGSRNNIRIVGEIKDPKELENIIVKHNGGTVYLKDIAVVKFKEKEKTTYAREKGTEVVMLNVKKRSNQNMISAIEQVKEKIEEAKASYLPSNLKIELTNDQSSRVEHQVDELSNHIIFGIVLVMIVLMFTMGLRNSLFVGAAIPLSMLMAFSILSAFGLTLNTMVLFGLVMGLGMLVDDGIVVVDNVFANMKKGMPRIEASKIGIGEIAWPVISSTATTLMAFLPFALWPGTMGKFMKYFPMTLTVTLSASLFVAMVVNAAMTGGSMDIEDKNVSKKSAKIYSIIFTIIAVIFVLLGNIYDSKLARAIGHLAIISFVLMWLYKLKIYQWTQDFQHSFFPRMEEKYKTFLAKILTKRNAWIALLGIIGMLIFSFVLLGIFPRKVLFFPDNIPNQVIAYIEYPQGTDIEKTNKATLFVEKQVIDVLNKYVDPKTKKNYLAESIVSQVGVGAGNPNVDAGSASETPFKGKVTVNFSEFKFRRGINTSDILEEIRGKVKGIAGATVTVEKDANGPPAGYPISIQLTGIDYEEMLKEADKMITFINSKNIPGIERLSVDVNKESPELEVKVDRVSAGSLGVSTGQLGFNLRRSVYGQEISTYKEGDDDYNITMRMQDDQRKNENILFNQSLTFRNQNNGQMMQVPISAVSETEKTTTYNQIKRKNQKRIMTVYSNVLTGYNGDEITKQIAADLKGYQLPKTVTYSFSGVQEEQGKNQSFLFYALFLAMAGITIIIVLQFNSVSKTIVILFTVLLSFSGVFYGYVIANMDFVILMTMMGIISLAGIVVKNGIVLMDFFVLLLDKKVAEKQVQSHDDLTLDEIKEVIIESGKSRLRPVLLTALTAVLGLIPLAIGLNFDFFSLITDLNPHIFMGGDNVIFWGPLAWTIIFGLTYATVLTLIMVPVMFYLVKRTKYWLRDRRKALSIEE, from the coding sequence ATGGGCCATCAAAATAAAGAATTCGGAATATCAAGCTGGGCTGTCGAAAATCGCGTGACAGTCTATATCCTGACTTTACTGATTGTAATCACGGGACTCATTGCCTATATTACGATGCCACGAGAGGATTTTCCGGAAATTATAGAAAACAAGGTTTACATTTCATCTGTTTTCCCAGGAAACTCAGCTGAGGATGTAGAGAAATTAATTATCAAACCTCTTGAAAAAGAAATCAAGAATATCAGTGGCGTAGATAAAATTACGTCTAGCTCTTTTCAAGATTATGGAATGATCATTGTCGAGTTTGAAGATAAGGTAACCATCTTGGACGCCAAAACCAAAATTAAAGACAAAGTAGATATCGTAAAAGCAGATACAGATTGGCCTAATCTTGACAATGGAAGTAAAGTAGAACCAAGTGTATTTGAATTGAACATTTCAGAAGAAGTGCCAATCTTAAATATCAATCTTCAAGGAAACTACACCACTCAACAACTTAAAAAGTATGGAGAATTACTTCAAGACGATATTGAAGAAATTCCTGAGGTAAAAAAAGTAGACATCTTGGGTGTAGATGATAAAGAAGTAGAAATTGCTGTAGACATTTTTAAAATGACGGCAGCTCAAGTCTCTTTTGACGATATTCAAAATGCGGTCAAATACGAAAACATGACTCTTTCTGGAGGAAATTTAATCTCACAAGGTTCCAGAAACAATATTAGAATCGTAGGTGAAATCAAAGACCCGAAAGAACTGGAAAACATCATCGTAAAACACAATGGGGGAACTGTTTACCTGAAAGACATTGCAGTTGTTAAATTCAAAGAAAAAGAAAAAACCACTTATGCCCGTGAGAAAGGAACCGAAGTTGTGATGTTAAACGTAAAGAAACGTTCCAATCAAAACATGATTTCGGCCATTGAACAGGTAAAAGAAAAAATAGAAGAAGCCAAAGCATCGTATTTGCCATCCAACCTAAAAATTGAATTAACAAACGATCAATCTTCACGTGTTGAGCATCAAGTAGACGAATTATCCAATCATATTATATTTGGTATTGTACTGGTAATGATTGTGTTGATGTTTACTATGGGATTACGAAACTCATTGTTTGTGGGAGCAGCAATTCCGTTATCTATGCTAATGGCGTTTAGTATTCTTTCTGCTTTTGGCTTGACGTTGAATACGATGGTACTTTTCGGATTGGTTATGGGACTGGGGATGTTGGTAGACGACGGTATTGTGGTAGTAGACAACGTTTTTGCCAATATGAAAAAAGGAATGCCAAGAATAGAAGCCTCAAAAATAGGTATTGGCGAAATCGCTTGGCCAGTAATCTCATCAACCGCAACAACTTTGATGGCATTCTTACCTTTTGCCTTATGGCCGGGTACGATGGGTAAATTCATGAAATATTTCCCAATGACTTTGACTGTAACTCTTTCAGCTTCCTTATTTGTTGCTATGGTTGTCAATGCGGCCATGACAGGAGGTTCTATGGATATTGAGGACAAAAACGTAAGCAAAAAATCAGCAAAAATATATTCTATAATTTTTACCATAATTGCCGTAATCTTTGTGTTGCTTGGAAATATCTATGATTCAAAATTAGCAAGAGCCATAGGGCATTTGGCAATAATATCTTTTGTACTGATGTGGCTGTACAAACTGAAGATCTACCAATGGACACAAGATTTTCAACACAGCTTTTTTCCAAGAATGGAAGAAAAATACAAAACCTTTTTGGCAAAAATCTTGACCAAAAGAAATGCTTGGATTGCCCTTCTCGGAATTATCGGAATGTTAATTTTCTCTTTCGTGCTTTTGGGAATATTCCCTAGAAAAGTACTGTTCTTCCCGGACAATATCCCGAATCAGGTAATTGCCTATATAGAATATCCACAAGGAACCGATATTGAAAAAACCAATAAGGCGACTCTATTTGTAGAGAAACAGGTTATAGACGTTTTGAACAAATATGTTGATCCAAAAACCAAGAAAAACTACTTGGCCGAATCCATCGTTTCGCAAGTAGGTGTAGGAGCTGGAAATCCAAACGTGGATGCCGGATCGGCTTCGGAAACACCTTTCAAAGGGAAAGTAACAGTGAATTTCTCTGAATTTAAATTCAGAAGAGGCATTAACACCTCTGACATTCTCGAAGAAATCAGAGGCAAAGTAAAAGGAATCGCTGGAGCTACCGTAACAGTCGAAAAAGACGCCAATGGACCACCAGCCGGTTACCCAATCAGTATTCAGCTGACAGGAATTGACTATGAGGAAATGCTGAAAGAAGCAGACAAGATGATCACTTTTATCAATTCTAAAAACATTCCTGGAATCGAACGATTGAGCGTAGATGTCAACAAGGAAAGTCCGGAACTAGAGGTAAAAGTAGATCGTGTAAGTGCAGGAAGTTTAGGAGTTTCTACAGGACAATTAGGATTCAACTTACGTCGTTCCGTATACGGACAGGAAATCTCAACTTACAAAGAAGGTGATGACGATTACAACATCACTATGCGTATGCAGGATGATCAACGTAAAAACGAAAACATATTGTTTAACCAGTCCTTAACGTTCAGAAACCAGAATAACGGGCAAATGATGCAAGTGCCAATTTCTGCCGTTTCCGAAACAGAAAAAACGACTACCTACAACCAAATCAAAAGGAAAAACCAAAAACGTATCATGACGGTTTATTCCAACGTCTTGACAGGTTATAATGGAGATGAAATTACCAAACAAATTGCAGCAGATTTAAAAGGCTATCAATTACCGAAAACAGTTACCTATTCCTTCTCAGGAGTACAGGAAGAGCAAGGTAAAAACCAAAGCTTCTTGTTCTATGCATTGTTTTTGGCTATGGCAGGAATTACCATCATCATCGTGCTGCAGTTTAATTCGGTTTCCAAGACTATCGTAATCCTGTTTACTGTTCTCTTAAGTTTCAGTGGGGTGTTTTATGGTTACGTAATTGCCAACATGGATTTTGTGATCCTGATGACCATGATGGGAATCATTTCACTCGCGGGTATTGTGGTGAAAAACGGAATCGTATTAATGGACTTCTTTGTATTGTTATTAGACAAAAAAGTAGCCGAAAAACAGGTACAAAGCCATGACGATTTAACTCTGGACGAAATCAAAGAAGTAATCATCGAATCAGGTAAATCAAGGTTACGCCCTGTATTATTGACAGCACTTACCGCAGTATTAGGATTAATCCCACTGGCTATTGGACTGAATTTTGACTTCTTCTCTTTGATAACCGACTTGAATCCGCACATTTTCATGGGAGGAGACAACGTGATTTTCTGGGGACCATTAGCATGGACAATCATCTTCGGATTAACCTATGCCACCGTCCTAACCCTGATTATGGTACCGGTAATGTTCTATCTGGTAAAAAGGACCAAATATTGGTTAAGAGATAGAAGAAAAGCATTAAGTATAGAAGAATAG
- a CDS encoding efflux RND transporter periplasmic adaptor subunit — MKKILILTTLSIVLIACNSSEKNQSIDAIIASKDVKAITAKKAELQLQLSQIDEALATLDVNKEVVALVSAVKLKDTTFNHYLEIQGNINTNENVLIQPEFPGNLVELNVKAGQSVSKGQVLGRTDDGGMSQQLASAENQYALAKTTFERQKNLWSQKIGSEIQYLQSQTQMISAQKAVAQIKAQIAKTVIKAPFSGTIDEVFVEKGEVVAASPKGLMRIVNLGNMYVSTSIPETYIGKLKIGTEVDVYLTSLGKTYKGKVRQIGNFINPNNRSFGIEVSVPNPENLLRPNQVAKLKVIDYVSKNAVVVPTNVIQQDSKKNSFVYTVANSNGKTGIAKKVIVKTGQSSDNVTEILSGLDADAIIVTEGMNTISDGMKLNF; from the coding sequence ATGAAAAAGATACTAATCCTAACCACCCTTTCCATTGTATTGATCGCATGTAATTCATCCGAAAAAAATCAATCAATCGACGCTATAATTGCATCCAAAGATGTAAAAGCGATAACCGCAAAAAAAGCGGAATTACAATTACAACTTTCTCAAATCGACGAAGCATTGGCAACCTTAGACGTAAATAAGGAAGTTGTGGCATTGGTTAGTGCCGTAAAACTAAAAGACACCACATTCAATCACTATCTTGAGATACAAGGAAACATCAATACTAATGAAAATGTATTGATACAACCTGAATTTCCTGGAAATTTAGTAGAATTGAATGTAAAAGCGGGTCAAAGTGTAAGCAAAGGACAAGTTCTAGGCCGTACAGATGATGGAGGTATGAGCCAGCAATTAGCTAGTGCCGAAAATCAATATGCACTTGCCAAAACTACTTTTGAGCGTCAGAAAAACCTATGGAGCCAAAAAATCGGATCAGAAATACAATATCTCCAATCTCAAACCCAAATGATTTCGGCACAAAAAGCAGTGGCACAAATCAAAGCCCAAATCGCAAAAACAGTAATCAAAGCACCTTTCTCAGGAACTATTGATGAAGTTTTTGTAGAAAAAGGAGAGGTTGTTGCTGCAAGTCCAAAGGGATTAATGCGAATTGTGAATCTAGGGAATATGTACGTTTCTACTTCTATCCCAGAAACCTATATCGGAAAACTAAAAATTGGAACTGAAGTAGATGTATACTTAACTTCATTGGGCAAAACCTACAAAGGTAAAGTGCGTCAAATAGGTAATTTCATCAATCCAAACAACAGAAGTTTCGGAATCGAGGTTAGTGTTCCAAATCCAGAAAATTTATTACGTCCTAACCAAGTGGCTAAACTAAAAGTAATTGACTACGTAAGCAAAAATGCTGTAGTTGTCCCAACCAATGTGATTCAACAAGATTCTAAGAAAAATAGTTTTGTATATACTGTAGCCAACTCTAATGGAAAAACTGGTATTGCCAAAAAAGTAATTGTAAAAACCGGTCAATCATCAGATAATGTAACCGAGATTTTAAGCGGCTTAGATGCAGATGCCATAATAGTTACTGAAGGGATGAATACTATTTCAGACGGGATGAAACTAAACTTTTAA
- a CDS encoding TetR/AcrR family transcriptional regulator — MKDKIVSKASDLFLKLGFKSVTMDDIAGEMCISKKTIYKYFCNKEVLIEESTELVHRTVHEVINTIVAKDYNAIEENFEIRKKFKEMFQATDTSPLYQLKKHYPEIYDKVMNREVDECSMCFKQNIVKGIDQNLYRKDLDIDIYVKFYYSLIFSIKENTISERESTKLELQALEYHTRAMATPEGIAELEKQLLKTNI, encoded by the coding sequence ATGAAAGATAAAATCGTATCCAAAGCAAGTGATTTGTTTTTAAAACTAGGTTTTAAAAGCGTTACTATGGATGATATTGCGGGGGAAATGTGTATTTCAAAAAAAACAATTTACAAATACTTCTGCAATAAAGAAGTCCTAATTGAAGAAAGCACCGAGTTGGTTCATAGAACTGTTCATGAAGTTATAAACACCATTGTCGCCAAAGATTACAACGCGATTGAAGAGAATTTTGAAATTCGAAAAAAATTCAAAGAAATGTTTCAAGCTACCGATACCTCACCATTATACCAATTAAAAAAACATTATCCTGAAATATATGATAAGGTAATGAATCGAGAAGTAGATGAATGTAGTATGTGCTTTAAACAAAACATAGTAAAAGGAATCGATCAGAATTTATACCGGAAAGACCTTGATATCGATATCTACGTCAAATTTTATTACTCTTTAATTTTTAGCATCAAGGAAAATACAATTTCTGAAAGAGAATCAACAAAACTAGAATTACAAGCTTTGGAATACCACACCAGAGCAATGGCTACACCAGAAGGGATAGCCGAACTTGAGAAACAATTACTTAAAACCAATATATAA
- a CDS encoding STM3941 family protein, with amino-acid sequence MEKIEIYSSKKKSLLLLIASLIFVIGGIYMFVNAENLTGYRAKSPIFMKGIGIISVLFFGFGIYVSIKRLIQNQLMLIIDKTGVNLSPKKSLSERIEWKNIEGFSEIKIQGTKIVLIDVNNSDYWIEKEENIIRKKLIKYNVDNYGSPFNFSANSMQMNHAELMKTLNENLNKHKNIT; translated from the coding sequence ATGGAAAAAATAGAAATATATTCAAGTAAGAAAAAATCATTATTATTGTTAATAGCTTCCCTGATTTTTGTTATTGGCGGAATTTATATGTTTGTGAATGCTGAAAACTTAACAGGTTATAGAGCAAAGAGCCCTATTTTTATGAAAGGAATTGGAATTATCTCAGTTCTATTTTTTGGATTCGGAATATATGTATCAATTAAACGATTAATACAAAATCAACTAATGCTTATAATTGACAAAACAGGAGTAAATCTTAGTCCGAAAAAATCATTATCTGAAAGAATAGAATGGAAAAATATTGAAGGGTTTTCCGAAATTAAAATCCAAGGCACAAAAATTGTACTAATTGATGTAAATAATTCAGATTATTGGATTGAAAAAGAAGAAAATATAATTCGAAAAAAATTAATAAAATACAATGTAGATAATTACGGTTCTCCATTTAATTTTTCAGCAAACTCAATGCAAATGAATCATGCTGAACTTATGAAAACATTAAACGAAAACCTGAATAAGCATAAGAACATTACCTAA
- a CDS encoding toxin-antitoxin system YwqK family antitoxin, which yields MKKLVILVAVLFSGVVFAQDAKPVLEPFGKKIKATYFYENGQVQQEGYFENGKLVGTWISYNEEGDKTSSGEYVDGVKTGKWFFWKGNGLSEVDYSNNKVTKVKNWRQEALATK from the coding sequence ATGAAAAAGCTTGTAATTTTAGTAGCGGTATTATTCTCAGGGGTTGTTTTTGCACAAGATGCAAAGCCTGTTTTGGAGCCATTTGGCAAAAAAATTAAAGCCACTTATTTTTATGAAAATGGGCAAGTACAACAAGAAGGCTATTTTGAAAATGGAAAATTGGTTGGTACTTGGATTTCTTATAATGAAGAAGGAGATAAAACATCTTCGGGAGAATATGTAGACGGGGTAAAAACTGGTAAATGGTTCTTCTGGAAAGGAAATGGTCTAAGCGAAGTTGATTATTCTAATAACAAGGTTACTAAAGTTAAAAACTGGAGACAAGAGGCACTAGCTACTAAGTAA
- a CDS encoding DUF4242 domain-containing protein, with product MPKYVIEREIPNAGNLTKEQLKEISNTSCDVLRKMGPEIQWKHSYVTDDKIYCVYIAPNEEMIKEHASQGGFPANKISLVSEIIDPVTAE from the coding sequence ATGCCTAAGTATGTTATTGAAAGAGAAATTCCTAATGCAGGGAATTTGACAAAAGAACAATTAAAAGAGATTTCGAATACATCTTGTGATGTTTTAAGAAAAATGGGGCCTGAAATACAATGGAAACACAGTTATGTGACTGATGATAAAATTTATTGTGTTTATATAGCTCCAAATGAAGAAATGATTAAGGAACATGCCAGTCAAGGTGGATTTCCAGCTAATAAAATAAGCCTGGTTTCTGAAATAATAGACCCGGTTACTGCTGAGTAA